The Streptomyces tubercidicus DNA segment ACCTGGGCCTTCACCAGGCGAGGACTGCCGGGGAGACCCTGCCCTCCAGCCGCGTCGCGACCTCGTCGGCCGACGCCTCCTGTGCCGGGCCGCCCTCGTCGATGCGCTTGACGGGGACGAAATCCCACGGCTCCGAGGCATCCGCCGCGTCCGCCTCCCCGGCAAAGTCGGTGATCTTCCCTGTGGCGACTCAGGGCCCAGACCGAGCTCTGGTCGCACTTCGGCGCAAGTACGGCTGTGGTCATGAGCCGCAGCCCGGCCCGCCTCGCTCGGTGCCGCCCGCCGGTGGGGACGCGATGGGGGTTACCCAGATCCCCCTTCCATGCGATGTTCAAATGTCTGATGTTTGTATACGCTGTCTTCATGAAGCGCATCAGCACACCGCGGAGGACGGCAAGCCTGTCCGCGCAGCTCGTGGACAGTCTCCGCTCGCACATTGAGGCAGGTGGATGGCCAGTGGGAACGCGAATCCCGCCGGAGCAGGCCCTCATCGAGGAGCTCGGGGTCGGACGCAGCACGCTACGGGAGGCGCTCGGCGCGCTCGTGCACCTGGGCCTGTTGGAAGCCCGGATCGGGGACGGCACCTACGTCCGCGCGTCGAGTGAGCTCCAGTCGGTCATGGTGCGGCGAGCGAGTGCCGCGCAGCGGGACAACGTTCTCGAACTGCGCACCGTCCTTGAGGAGTACGCCTCAGGGGCCGCCGCCCTGCGTCGCAGCGAGGACCAACTGCACCAGCTGAAAGAGCTGTTGGCCGACGCCGACGCGGCCTGCGCCGGTGAGGACATGTCCGCGGCCGGCAGTGTCGACGCATTGTTCCACCGGGCCGTCGTCCGGGCGAGCGGAAACGACCTCCTGATCGAGGTGTACGACTACCTCGGTACAGCTCTCACCTCCGCCCTGGGCGGCCTGCCCTGGGACGCCGTCGGCGCCGAGGAGCATGCCGGCCTGCACAGGCGACTCGTCGACGCGATCGAGGACCGGGACGAGAGCGGCGCCCGTGGCGCGGCGGCTGCGATCGTCCAGCTCACCCGTGACCACGATGCCGAGGCACCACGAGTGACGGAGGCGCAGTGAGTAAGGAGTTATCTTCGATATCCCGTCAACCCTCCACCTTCGGGCCGCCGGCTGCCGACAACACCCGGCCTGCCGTGTCGATCGGGCTCGCCTTCGCGATCTGCCTCGTAGCGGCGAACCTGCGAACGCGTCTCACCGGTGTCGGTACGCTGCTGCCGGCGATCGAGCACGGCAGCGACCTGACATCGAGCTGGGGCGGGCTGCTGAGCACTCCCCCTGCTGACGTTCAGCGCGACGCCGCCTGTGGCGGCCCGGACCTCTCACCGGTTCGGCACCGAACGCCTGCTCGTGGCAGCCCTTGGCGCGCCGGCCGCCGGAACTGCGGTCCCGTTCGATTGCCTCTGTGATCTGCCTGTTCACCGGGACCGTGATCCCTTCTGCTGCCATCGCGTTCGGCAATGTGCTGCTACCCGCTCTGATCAGGCGGAGCGTGCCCGCACACCGCCTTCAGGGCATCAGCGCTCTCTACGTCACCGTCATGGGCGTCACGGCCGCGGTCTCCTCCGGGATCTCCGCGCCGCTTTCCCACACCTTCCCGGGTTCCTGGCACACCGCTGTCGCCCGGGGTATTGCCTTCACCATCGCGGCGTTCGTCGTCTGGCTGCCCCGGACACGGGGCGACAGGCCCCAAGCCTCCACCGGCGTGACCCGCAGTCCGGCCCCCTTGGCGGTCGCGACTGGCATGGCAGGTCAGCAAAATCAGGGACCTGCAGTCCCTGGGCTTACACACCGCCGTCGCGTGGCCACCCAGCATCCTGATGGACTGCGGCCGGGACCTCGGTCGTTGTGGCCGGTGGCTTCGCCGCGCTGGTGTCCGCCCCGCGCTGTCCGTTCTGGCGTGCGCCCTGCTCGGTCGGGCGGTGGCGAGTTCCTCGTCCTCTCGCCGGCCTTTCAGAGCGAACGTGCCGGTAGCTCCGGCGAAGCTGCCGCGCCGGCAGGCATGGCGCAGTCCATCAGCTACCTCGTAGCAGCGGCCGGCCCCCTCCTCCTCGACATCCCGCACGACATCACGAGCCGCTGGACATGCCGCTCATTGCCCTGATTGTCCTCGGCTTTGCCATGGGGTACTGGATACGACGCAGGGCGAACCATCAAGAGCACGACCTCGACGCGTCGTTCCCCCGCCTCGTTCGCCCGAGCCGGAGCCACGTGCCCGGCCCAGGTCCGTTCCAGCACCACGGCACCCTGCCGCACCTGCCTTCCCTTGCCCGAAAAGTGAAGATCCCTCCCGACGAACGAGCCTTCAAGGCCACAGAGGAGACCACTCATGTCCGAATCGAAGCCCCAAACTGACGAGTTCAGCGCGCGTACCGCTCAGCGCAGCGCTCACCTGTACGCGACAGATCCGCAGTTCCGCGGCGCCGCGCCCCTGGACGCCGTCACCGAGGCGATCCGGCGGCCGGGCCTACCGCTCGCCGACCTCGTAGCCACGGTGATGGAGGGGTACGCGGACCGCCCCGCCCTGGGCGAGCGTGCCACGGAGCCGGTCACCGACCCGGATACGGGCCGCACCACGTTGCGCCTCCTGAAGCGGTTCGACACGATCACCTACGGCGAACTGTGGGGACGGGTCGGTGCGGTGGCCTCCGAGTGGCGGCACCACCCCGACCACGCCGTGGGCCCGGGTGACTTCGTCGCGGTCCTCGGTTCCACAAGCGCCGAGTACACCGTGGTGGATCTGGCATGCGTCCGCTCCGGTGCGGTGTGCGTTCCTCTCCAGGCCGGCGCCTCGGCGGGGCACCTGGCCCCCATCGTCGCCCAGACCGGACCACGTCTGCTCGCGGTGGACGTGGCACACCTCGACGTCGCGCTCCAGGTCGCGGCGGACGCCCCGTCGCTGGGCAGGATCGTCGTTTTCGGCCACCATCCGGAGATCACCGCTCACCAGGAGAGGCTGGAATGGGCGCGCGGCCAACTCGCGGCGCAGGGCCGAGGCGTCACCCTGGACGCGCTGGCATCCGTCATCGAGCGGGGAAGGACCCTGCCGTCGGCTACCCGGAGCCCCGAGGGATCGACTGCCGACGCGCTCAGCACGCTGATCTACACCTCGGGGAGTACGGGCACGCCCAAGGGTGCCATGTACACCGAGCGTCTTGTCACGCAGTTCTGGGTTGACTTCGTGCCTGACCAGGAGATGCGACCGTCCGTCGTGCTCAATTACATGCCTCTGAGCCACATGATGGGACGGGGTGTGCTGTTCGGCACGCTCGCAAAGGGGGGCATCGCCTACTTCGTGGCGTCGAGCGATCTGTCGACCCTCTTCGAGGACCTCTCCCTGGTCCGCCCCACCGAGTTCATCATGGTGCCCCGCATCTCCGACATGCTCTTCCAGCGCTACCAGGCTGAGTTGACCCGCCGAAACGACGTGGGCGCGGGAGGGGATGCGGCCGAGCAGGCGGACCGCGTGAAGGAGGAGCTGCGGGAGAAGACCCTGGGCGGCCGCCTCCTGTGGGCCGTCAGCGCCTCGGCCCCGCTGAGCGCGGAGATGACGGCGTTCGTCGAGAGCTGCTTGCACGTCAGGATGCTCGACGGTTACGGGTCGACGGAAGCCGGAGTGGTCTCGCTCGACGGCCGGGTGCTGCGGCCGCCGGTGACCGACCACAAACTGGCGGATGTGCCCGAGCTGGGATACTTCCGCACCGACTCGCCGCACCCCAGGGGCGAACTGCTGATCAAGTCCGACCGGCTCGTTTCCGGCTACTTCCAGCGACCCGATGCCACCGCCGATGCCTTCGACGAAGACGGCTTCTACCGCACGGGCGACATCATGGTCCGCATCGGTCCCGACGAGTTGGTGTACGTCGACCGCCGTTCCCACGTACTCAAGCTGTCACAGGGCGAGTTCGTGGCCGCTTCCCGTCTGGAAGCCCTCTTCACCGGCAGTCCGGTCGTCCGGCAAATCTTCGTGTACGGCAACAGTGCTCGTGCCTACCTGCTCGCGGTCATCGTGCCCACGCAGGACGCGCTCGATCTCGTCGGCCACGACACCCAGCGCCTCAGGTCGATCCTGCGCGAGTCCCTGCAACGCCTCGCCGCCGAGGCGGGCCTCAACTCGTACGAGATCCCACGGGACTTCCTCATCGAGACCGAGCCGTTCAGTCAGCAGAACGGGTTGCTCTCCGGAGTGCGCAAGCTGCTGCGCCCCGCGTTGACGAAGCGCTACGGCGAGCGCCTCGAAGCGCTGTACACCGAGCTGACCGAGCGTGAGACCGACGAACTCCAGGCACTGCGCCAGGCCGGCCCGTCCCGACCGGTACGGGAAACTGTGTTCCGGGCTGTCCGAGCGCTTCTCGGACACCAACAGGACGACGTGAAGCCCGGCACACGCTTCCTCGAACTCGGCGGTGACAGCCTCTCCGCGCTGTCATTCTCCCAGCTGCTGAAGGAGATCTTCCACGTCGACGTCCCTGTCAACGTCGTCGTCAACCCGGTCAACACGCTCCAGCAGGTGGCTGATCACATCGAAATGGCCCTTGCGTCGGGACACCAGCGCCCGACCGCCGACAGCGTCCACGGACCGAGCGCGACACGGCTCGTGGCGGGCGACCTGACGCTGGACGCGTTCCTCGACACGGAGACCCTGGCGAAGATCGGCAGGCCGGCCGGTCCACTGCCCGAGGCACGGACCGTCCTGCTGACCGGCGCCAACGGCTACCTGGGCCGCTTCCTGTGCCTCGAATGGCTGGAGCGCGTCGCAGAGCGCGGTGGCACGCTGGTGTGCGTGGTCCGCGGCAGCACCGACGAGCTGGCCCGGGCACGGCTCGACGCGGCCTTCGACAGCGGCGACCCGGAGCTCCTCCAGCACTACCACGACCTGGCCGCCGAGCACCTGGAGGTGGTCGCCGGCGACATCGGGGAGGCCGGCCTCGGGCTCGACAAGGAGACCTGGCAGCGGCTGGCCGACGCCGTGGACCTGATCGTTCACCCGGCGGCACTCGTCAACCATGTCCTGCCGTACGACCAGCTGTTCTGCCCCAACGTGCTGGGTACGGCCGAACTGATCAGGCTCGCGGTCACCTCCCGGATCAAGCAGTTCACCTACCTGTCGACGGTCGCCGTCGCCTTCGGGTCCGAGGCTGCGGCCGACGAGGCGGCGGACATCCGCACGGCCTGCGGGGCGCGCGACCTCGGCAGCGGTTACGCGAACGGTTACGGGGCCAGCAAGTGGGCGGGCGAGGTGCTGCTGCGCGAGGCGCACGACACGTTCGGCCTGCCGGTCGCTGTGTTCCGCTCGAACCTGATGCTCGCGCACCCACGCTACCGGGGCCAGCTGAACATCCCGGACGTGTTCACACGCCTCTTGCTGAGCCTGCTGGCGACAGGAATCGCCCCAGGCAGCTTCTACGCCCAGGGCACCGGTGACGGCAGCGGGCACTACGACGCACTCCCCGTGGACTTCACCGCGCGGGCCATCGCCTCGCTGGGCGACCACGCACGGGAGGGGTACCGGACGTTCAATGTCGTGAACCCGCACGAGGACGGAATCTCACTCGACACTTTCGTCGACTGGCTAATGACAACCGGACACCCTCTGACGCGCGTCCACGATTACGACGAGTGGCTCGACCGCTTCGAGACCGCCATGCGCGGCCTGCCCGACCGCCAGAGGCAGCATTCGCTGCTCCCCTTGCTGCACGCCTTCGCAAGGCCGGAGGAGCCCCTGCCCGGCTCCGCCCTGCCGGCGGACCAATTCCGCGCGGCAGTGCGGGTCGCCGCCCTCAACAAGGAGAACGACATCCCCCATCTGTCGCAGGACCTGATCACCAAGTACGTGGCGGACCTTCGGTCGCAGCACCTGCTGTGACCGAGCCGCCCGGACGATCGCTACATAGGACGCCGCTTCGGAGCGGAGGGCCTTAAGACCGTGTCCTACGGCGCGGTGGCCCTGTTGCTGATGTGAACGGTATTGGTGCTCGCCCCGTCGATCCGCACCGCCCAGCCCTGCGGAACGATCAACTGAATATTGCCCGTTCCGCAGCTCGCCTCGACGGTGACGTCACGGTGCGCACAGGTTGCCTCGGTGAAGTCGATCACGATGTGCAGCATTTTGCATTCAGCGACGATCCTCCGGGGAACTGTCCACCGGCCGCTCTGCTCGATACTGCCCAGGCGGGGCTTGAGGACGAGGGTTTCCGCGTCAGTGCCAGAACGCGAGTCGGAAGGCCGCTCCTGTGGCAGATCAGCGACCAGGGCGCCGAGCTCGCCGTACGTCTTCGTCCGTACAGCACGGCTCCGGGGAAGCCCAGCTCGAGCACCCGCGCTCCAGGTTGGCCGCAGCCGCGGCCGGTGACTGGGTGGGAGTCGCTGCGAACCCTTGAAGCGGCCGGGCCAGGAGGCGGCAATCTCGGCGAGCTGGTCATTTGCCTCGCGGGCCACCGCGATGGCGTCGGCCTCCGGCAGGTCCTGCACGCCTGGCGACGGCCAAGACAGCACGGCCATCGATGCCCTGATCATCCATGTGGGCCAACCGCTGCTCACGGGGCTTGCAGAGGCACCCTGATTCAAGAATAGGCGCAGAACGGCCCGCCCTGAAACGGACTGGGCGGGCCGTCACTCAATGCCGATGCTGCTCAGGCCAACCTCACCAAGGGCTGATTACACCTTCCGTTCCCCTAAAGAACGAAAGGTTCACCGTACCGGATTGTCACTTCTGCCGACATAGATGCAGACGTCCGTTGGCCGCCCCACCGTCGCCGTTTCGTCCGAAAGTGCTTCCGCCACACCCTTCAAGACGGCAATAGCCATCCGGTAGTCTTCCGGACTCTCGTCGGCAAACGTTGTTGCATCGGTCCACAGAATAGCCACGCGGCCATGATTTTTCGAGTGGATTCCCTCCCAGAGGGAATCAGAGAGAGCATCCCAGCTACTGGAGCCGACCACCGGAGGATCCAGCGGAAGCGCACTCCGGACTGCACAGAAGAGCGCCTCGCTCCCCGCCTGATCATCCGTGGCGAACTGATAGAGGGGGCGCCCCTCGGCAGCTGCCGCCTTTATGGCCTCATCAGCGCCATCCGGCCGGATAACGGTCAGCCCGGGCTCAAGATTCACTGCTGCATCACCGGATCCTTACGAAGGCTGGCGGACCAGAGTCGCCATAGTGAGTCCAAGTGTATTAGGCATCGCCCGTCCGAGTATTTTTCACGACGCGTAGCGGACCGGCGCCACCAACACCCGACGGAGGAGTGACTTCTGCATTCACGATAGGGCGAATTCTGCCCCTTCTCGCCGGGTAGATCACCGTCCCGGATTCTGAACTGAATACCCCACCTCCTCGCGCTCGGCCCGGAAGGTACGGTGCCGGCATCGATATGTCCCATCGCGTCATTCAGAGCCCGTTCCTAGGCTTGCGGAAGCGATCCAGGGGTGATCCACAGAACGCACGGGATCGAGGTGTTGCCGCGGGCCGGTGTCGCGCCAACGGGCACCGCCCGGAAGGTACTGGCCTGGTTGACGCCGGCGCCCGATTCGACTCTGATCGCCCGGTCGGCGAAATGAAAATCTTCGATCGACCTGATCCGGTGACCGACCGTCGGAACGTAGGAGCGTCGGATCAAGCCCTTCGGGCACGCCTTTTTCGCCCTCTTCAACGCTTTCAACTGCGCTCAGCGCGAGATCCGGCAGGCAGGAGAGCGACTTCTTTTGAAGGCATTGTTCGATCTCGTCCGCACCTACATACCAGGCGATCAGGCGATCAAGGAAGGTGCTTGTAATGCAGCCCATCCCACCGGCCCCGTCACCCCCGCAGACAAGGATCGTCTCGCCGGGCTTCAGATCACCGTTCGCCAGGACATCCGTCCGGTACTTAACCAACCGCTTCTCGAGAGTTTCGCGAAGGCGGTCAGCTCGCCGACTCGGCCGGTGGAGGTGTCCAGCATGTGGGAGAACTCTTGGCGAACCCGTTCTGCGAGGTCCGGCACGGACAGGGAGTGCAGGTACAAGGCCGCGGCGTCGTGGCCAGAGGGGGCGGTGCCCCAGCCCTCCCAGTCCATGAGGGTCAACTGTGGTCAGGCTCGGACGCATACCGCCCAGCGAATCGAACGCCCGAACCGGAGCGCCCGGAACCGCTCGGGAAGGTCAACCCCTTCCGAGCGCTCCGCTGACCAACCAAAGAATCGCCCCGGCCGTTGAGGCCGGGGCGATTTTGCGTTGCTTCGATTACCTCAGGACACCGCAGTTCGGGCAGTCGTTCCCCGGCGCCAACCCAGCTTTTCGCAGGTGGCGCCCTGCCAGAATCCCGAAATTCCATGCTTCTTGATTGAGGTCAATGAGGGGCTGTCATTAGGCTGGCAGACCCTATTGCAAGATCGAAGCCTAGTATTTCACGATTTCCTTTGCGTCACCTATGTCCAGCACTAAATCGCTGACCATTGCCGTGCATGGCGTCAGCTGAAGGCGACGGCAACGACATACGCTAGGGAGACTTCTTGAAAACGAATCTGTTCGGTGAATCCTCCGAGGTTTGGATGTAGATTCCGTCCTTGGCTCCCTTACCCATGACGTAAAGGTCATCTATGAGCGCGCGGATCTTTGGACCCGTCTTGAGATCGAGAGTGATCTGCTGATCCGCCAAGGAGGTGGGCATCTTCGGTAGGGTCCATGTCCCCTCGCCGGTGATGGAACCTACGGGTGTCTCGCCGACCAAGCCACCTGGAATCTTTACCGCCTCGGCCGTTCCGTCTTCATGCAGGGTTACACGTGCCCCCCGGGGTCCGGACCAGGTACCTATCAGTTCACTCCGCTTTGCGGAGGCACCAGTGAAGAACCCCGAGTCAATAACGCAGTAGAGGAGAAACCCTCCACCGGCGAGCACCAGCGCGACGCAGAGCACGGAAATCATGATGCCTTTTTTCATCGCAAGTTCACCTCTTCTTCCCAATAAACGGTCTGATGCTTTGTCCTGAGCGGAAGATCGAACGCATCCGCAATACCGGTGAGTGGGTTACCGACATATTTCTCAATATACTTCTTGGCGGGCCCCGGCAGGTGAGTAAAGGAGGTGATAGTGGTGTCGTTATCGATCTGGATACCTATCTTGACTTTCCCTGTCTTGGAGTCTCGCGAGATGACCTTGAATTTATAGCCGTATGAACCAATGAAGGTGGCGGTTGAGGTGCCGAACTTCCCGCCGGAGGCCCAGTTCTTGGCTGTTCCTGTCCCGCCGAGCGAGAGTACATCCGTGGCGTCCGATAGCAGTCGAGGCCAGCCCTCAAGCTTCATGACGCTATAACCGCCAAGGAAATCGTCCGGATCGCCGTTCCGGATCTTCGTGACGATCTCTGCGCGGACGTAGTCCATCGAATGATCATTGCGGATTTGCTCGGTGAACTCGTCTCCGGCGGTGAAGAAGTCCACCTTGTTTCCGGTGCCGAACAGCCATTGGAATCCGAGGTCGATGGCATCCGGCTTGGGGCCTTGACCATCCTTCCAGGCGGCTACGATCGCTTCCCGCAGGAACTGGAGCTGCTGCCGCTCCACTTCCGAAAGGGCCTGTTCTGCCTGGCGGCGCCGTTCCTCCTCCTGGCGGCGAGCCTCTTCTTCTTCGCGCTTCTTAGTGGTCGGCTCCGGAAGTCCTTCGGGGGTTGACTACGGAGCCGGGACCATGCGTGTCGGTGCGTCAGATGCCGGGGGCGCTGAATGGAGGCCGCAGGAGCAGGCTAGGTGTATTGCCCTGTGAGCCCGCGAACGCGCCGATGGGCAGGAAGACGTCCTCATACTGTGCAGTGCCACGGATAGAGGTCCGAAGCCGTCTGCGGAAGTCACGTGCAGCGGCAGCAGCGCATCACTAACCGGCCGTCTTTTGTCCACCCACTTGCCTACTTGAGGTCGGAGAGAAGTGCGTCAAGTGCCTTCCCCAGAGCGTCGGAGTTGGCTGTGTCGAACCACGTGGTGCGGATGCGTTCGTTGGCTCCTTTTGGTGTCTCGTGGTCGGCCGCGAGCTGGTGCAGGGAGCGGGTCTCGTCGCTCAGGGCGTGCCCAACGCCCTGGAAGAGGCCGCGGACGTAGCGGTCGGCGTCCTCGGCGGGAATGCCCTGCCGGGCGGCCCAGGCGGTGAGCGTGGCCAGGTACCAGTAGTGGGTGGTCAGCGTGGCGGTCAGGGCCTGGTAGACGTTGAGGGTCGCTT contains these protein-coding regions:
- a CDS encoding FadR/GntR family transcriptional regulator, producing MKRISTPRRTASLSAQLVDSLRSHIEAGGWPVGTRIPPEQALIEELGVGRSTLREALGALVHLGLLEARIGDGTYVRASSELQSVMVRRASAAQRDNVLELRTVLEEYASGAAALRRSEDQLHQLKELLADADAACAGEDMSAAGSVDALFHRAVVRASGNDLLIEVYDYLGTALTSALGGLPWDAVGAEEHAGLHRRLVDAIEDRDESGARGAAAAIVQLTRDHDAEAPRVTEAQ
- the car gene encoding carboxylic acid reductase, with protein sequence MSESKPQTDEFSARTAQRSAHLYATDPQFRGAAPLDAVTEAIRRPGLPLADLVATVMEGYADRPALGERATEPVTDPDTGRTTLRLLKRFDTITYGELWGRVGAVASEWRHHPDHAVGPGDFVAVLGSTSAEYTVVDLACVRSGAVCVPLQAGASAGHLAPIVAQTGPRLLAVDVAHLDVALQVAADAPSLGRIVVFGHHPEITAHQERLEWARGQLAAQGRGVTLDALASVIERGRTLPSATRSPEGSTADALSTLIYTSGSTGTPKGAMYTERLVTQFWVDFVPDQEMRPSVVLNYMPLSHMMGRGVLFGTLAKGGIAYFVASSDLSTLFEDLSLVRPTEFIMVPRISDMLFQRYQAELTRRNDVGAGGDAAEQADRVKEELREKTLGGRLLWAVSASAPLSAEMTAFVESCLHVRMLDGYGSTEAGVVSLDGRVLRPPVTDHKLADVPELGYFRTDSPHPRGELLIKSDRLVSGYFQRPDATADAFDEDGFYRTGDIMVRIGPDELVYVDRRSHVLKLSQGEFVAASRLEALFTGSPVVRQIFVYGNSARAYLLAVIVPTQDALDLVGHDTQRLRSILRESLQRLAAEAGLNSYEIPRDFLIETEPFSQQNGLLSGVRKLLRPALTKRYGERLEALYTELTERETDELQALRQAGPSRPVRETVFRAVRALLGHQQDDVKPGTRFLELGGDSLSALSFSQLLKEIFHVDVPVNVVVNPVNTLQQVADHIEMALASGHQRPTADSVHGPSATRLVAGDLTLDAFLDTETLAKIGRPAGPLPEARTVLLTGANGYLGRFLCLEWLERVAERGGTLVCVVRGSTDELARARLDAAFDSGDPELLQHYHDLAAEHLEVVAGDIGEAGLGLDKETWQRLADAVDLIVHPAALVNHVLPYDQLFCPNVLGTAELIRLAVTSRIKQFTYLSTVAVAFGSEAAADEAADIRTACGARDLGSGYANGYGASKWAGEVLLREAHDTFGLPVAVFRSNLMLAHPRYRGQLNIPDVFTRLLLSLLATGIAPGSFYAQGTGDGSGHYDALPVDFTARAIASLGDHAREGYRTFNVVNPHEDGISLDTFVDWLMTTGHPLTRVHDYDEWLDRFETAMRGLPDRQRQHSLLPLLHAFARPEEPLPGSALPADQFRAAVRVAALNKENDIPHLSQDLITKYVADLRSQHLL
- a CDS encoding cell wall-active antibiotics response protein, which encodes MAVLSWPSPGVQDLPEADAIAVAREANDQLAEIAASWPGRFKGSQRLPPSHRPRLRPTWSAGARAGLPRSRAVRTKTYGELGALVADLPQERPSDSRSGTDAETLVLKPRLGSIEQSGRWTVPRRIVAECKMLHIVIDFTEATCAHRDVTVEASCGTGNIQLIVPQGWAVRIDGASTNTVHISNRATAP
- a CDS encoding barstar family protein, which gives rise to MNLEPGLTVIRPDGADEAIKAAAAEGRPLYQFATDDQAGSEALFCAVRSALPLDPPVVGSSSWDALSDSLWEGIHSKNHGRVAILWTDATTFADESPEDYRMAIAVLKGVAEALSDETATVGRPTDVCIYVGRSDNPVR